From one Bacteroidota bacterium genomic stretch:
- a CDS encoding radical SAM protein, producing the protein MEVILFNPRSATYKYRVPNSVLQIAGAIHDKYSWIIVDGNRENDPYKKIVDSITSATKYVGFSVMPGPQLRQAIPFAKQIKQQFPHIVIIWGGYFASNQHKSVLESGFVDYVINGPGDYSFPLLLNALDNNSAIDEIENLIYVKEGKITKTKKAELVNYDDLKPLPYKELDKYYSIEKYLGKTYLGNKTLAYHSSFGCPFTCSFCAVVPIYNAKWKAKSAQGVYNDIKYIKDTWGADSVEFHDNNFFVSEKRVIEFSKLIKDEGIIWWGEGRIDTIHKYKDETLALMREAGCKMIFFGAETGNDEVLKKMDKGGTQTGEQIAAFAARMKKFDIVPEYSFVLGTPADTPEEVMRQIDNDIAFIKRVKSINPETEIIIYVYSPVPTEGSDMYDKVLASGFRFPQKLEDWLHGDWENFDLRKNPLTPWLTPEMIDKIKNFETVLNAYYPTVTDIRMQPYQRKVIKALSGIRYKNSIYHYPYELKALQKLWQYRQPEIQGF; encoded by the coding sequence ATGGAGGTAATTCTTTTTAATCCGCGCAGTGCTACCTATAAATACCGTGTTCCTAATTCGGTGTTACAAATAGCAGGTGCTATTCACGATAAATACTCTTGGATAATAGTTGATGGGAATCGTGAAAACGACCCGTATAAAAAAATAGTTGATAGCATCACTTCAGCCACCAAGTATGTTGGCTTTTCAGTAATGCCTGGCCCACAGTTACGCCAAGCCATTCCCTTTGCCAAACAAATTAAACAGCAGTTTCCGCATATAGTTATTATCTGGGGAGGTTACTTTGCTTCCAATCAGCACAAAAGTGTCTTAGAATCAGGCTTTGTTGATTATGTAATTAATGGTCCTGGCGATTATTCATTTCCATTGCTTTTAAATGCCCTAGACAATAATTCAGCAATTGATGAAATTGAAAATTTAATTTATGTAAAAGAAGGAAAGATAACTAAAACCAAAAAGGCCGAGCTGGTTAATTACGATGACTTAAAGCCTTTGCCTTACAAAGAATTAGATAAATATTATTCTATTGAAAAATATTTAGGCAAAACCTATTTAGGCAATAAAACATTGGCTTACCACAGCAGTTTTGGCTGCCCTTTTACCTGTTCGTTTTGTGCAGTAGTACCTATTTATAATGCTAAGTGGAAAGCCAAATCAGCACAAGGTGTTTACAACGATATTAAGTATATAAAAGATACTTGGGGGGCTGATTCAGTTGAGTTTCACGACAACAATTTTTTTGTGTCAGAAAAACGGGTAATCGAATTTTCGAAACTGATTAAAGATGAAGGCATCATTTGGTGGGGTGAAGGACGTATAGATACCATTCACAAATACAAAGACGAAACATTGGCTTTGATGCGTGAAGCTGGTTGCAAAATGATTTTTTTTGGTGCAGAAACAGGTAATGATGAAGTACTGAAAAAAATGGATAAAGGCGGTACACAAACAGGCGAACAGATTGCCGCATTTGCTGCACGCATGAAAAAGTTTGATATAGTACCCGAATACTCCTTTGTATTAGGCACGCCTGCCGATACTCCCGAAGAAGTAATGCGCCAGATAGACAATGATATTGCTTTTATTAAAAGAGTAAAAAGCATTAACCCCGAAACCGAAATTATTATTTATGTATACAGCCCCGTACCAACTGAAGGTTCTGATATGTATGATAAAGTGCTGGCAAGCGGTTTTAGGTTTCCGCAGAAATTAGAAGATTGGTTACATGGCGACTGGGAAAATTTTGATTTACGCAAAAACCCCTTAACCCCTTGGTTAACTCCGGAAATGATAGATAAAATTAAAAACTTTGAAACCGTTTTAAACGCATACTATCCAACCGTAACCGATATAAGAATGCAGCCATACCAACGTAAAGTAATAAAAGCACTGTCAGGTATCAGGTATAAAAACAGTATATACCATTACCCTTATGAGCTAAAAGCTTTACAAAAATTATGGCAATACAGGCAACCAGAAATTCAGGGATTTTAA
- a CDS encoding aryl-sulfate sulfotransferase: protein MIDQLKMLTLCLVLFANTIIAQPLHTIVNYKQNTPAKGYYFMAPFKMRKEAPIINGMLLILNGQGQIIRYQYIDKISDFKIQSNGLMSYYHDRKYFLMDKNFTLIDSVSCIGNIETDTHDFIILPNGHYLIMGTETQIEDYSAKPLFLQKQILGSRNAKVKYGVIQEIDQNKKVVFQWTTKGIYKPEDADPFYLNDTLNVDLTHFNSVDMNKEGDIIVSIRYFNEVVKVKRADSSIIWRMGGKRNEIKVMNDTIPFYGQHDARFTKNKQFTLFDNSYTLNEQRNNVRALEYYVDDQNKTAKLVWNYSRKNKLISEATGNTQRLPNNYTLINYGKIEKGTPNITFEVVNEKNESVFELGFTDTVGTYRAFFYPTIPAEINHAPVELVKIKNEYFLQTKKKFRHYEWSNGKKKARIKITKNGQYCVYTSNDNNAFTRSEIINITQFDH from the coding sequence ATGATTGACCAACTAAAAATGTTAACGCTATGCTTAGTACTATTTGCAAATACTATCATTGCTCAACCATTACATACCATTGTAAACTACAAACAAAACACGCCTGCAAAAGGGTATTATTTTATGGCTCCTTTTAAAATGAGGAAAGAGGCTCCAATAATTAACGGCATGTTGCTTATACTTAACGGGCAAGGCCAAATAATACGATACCAGTACATTGACAAAATTAGTGATTTTAAAATACAGTCAAATGGTTTGATGTCTTACTACCATGACCGTAAATACTTTTTGATGGATAAGAATTTTACGTTGATTGATTCTGTTAGTTGTATTGGCAATATTGAAACAGATACACATGACTTTATTATTTTACCTAATGGACATTACTTGATAATGGGTACTGAAACTCAAATAGAAGATTATAGTGCAAAACCATTGTTTTTACAAAAACAAATACTTGGTAGTAGAAATGCTAAAGTTAAATATGGGGTTATTCAGGAAATTGATCAAAATAAAAAGGTTGTATTTCAATGGACTACTAAGGGTATTTATAAACCTGAAGATGCTGACCCCTTTTATTTAAATGATACTTTAAATGTTGATTTAACACATTTTAATTCTGTAGATATGAATAAGGAGGGTGATATAATTGTTTCCATCCGATATTTTAATGAAGTAGTAAAAGTTAAACGAGCTGATAGTAGCATTATTTGGCGGATGGGCGGAAAAAGAAATGAAATAAAAGTGATGAACGATACCATACCTTTTTATGGACAACATGATGCTCGCTTTACCAAAAACAAACAGTTTACCTTGTTTGACAACAGCTATACTCTTAATGAACAAAGAAACAATGTGAGGGCTCTAGAATACTATGTTGATGATCAAAACAAAACCGCAAAATTGGTCTGGAATTATAGCCGCAAGAACAAATTAATAAGTGAAGCAACCGGTAATACGCAACGCTTGCCAAACAACTACACGCTGATTAATTATGGTAAAATTGAAAAGGGAACACCCAATATAACTTTTGAGGTAGTGAATGAAAAAAACGAAAGTGTATTTGAGCTGGGTTTTACGGATACGGTAGGTACTTACAGGGCTTTTTTCTACCCAACTATTCCTGCTGAAATTAATCATGCTCCTGTTGAACTGGTAAAAATAAAAAATGAATACTTTTTACAAACGAAGAAAAAATTCAGACACTATGAATGGAGCAATGGTAAAAAAAAGGCACGTATTAAAATAACAAAGAATGGACAATACTGTGTGTACACCTCAAATGATAACAATGCTTTTACCCGCTCTGAAATAATTAACATTACTCAGTTTGACCATTAA
- a CDS encoding methyltransferase yields MKRILKKLIEWFYAPFVLQYLKQDRFYTYQGIKIKVKKDVFHPGFFFSTKHLISFLSQLDIKDKKVLELGAGSGLISFYCYTKGAHVTATDINSIAIEALKENSNRLQMLVHILESNLFDSIPKQTFDYILINPPYYPKTPINIAEHAWYCGANFEYYVKLFTQLKSYIDSNSSVLMTLSEDCNIDKITVLANEGGFDLILQKKQRLLWEMNFIYKIQPIKK; encoded by the coding sequence ATGAAACGGATACTAAAGAAATTGATTGAATGGTTTTATGCTCCTTTTGTTCTACAGTATTTAAAGCAAGATAGATTTTATACATATCAGGGAATAAAAATAAAAGTTAAAAAAGATGTTTTTCATCCCGGTTTTTTCTTTAGTACCAAGCACCTTATTTCATTTTTAAGTCAATTAGATATTAAAGATAAAAAAGTATTAGAGTTAGGTGCGGGTAGCGGCTTAATATCATTTTATTGCTATACCAAAGGCGCACATGTAACAGCTACCGATATTAATTCAATAGCTATTGAAGCATTGAAAGAAAATAGCAATAGGCTGCAAATGCTTGTTCATATACTGGAAAGTAATTTGTTTGATTCCATACCCAAACAAACTTTTGATTACATTCTTATCAATCCACCGTACTATCCTAAAACACCAATAAACATAGCCGAGCATGCCTGGTATTGCGGAGCCAATTTCGAATACTATGTAAAATTATTTACGCAGCTAAAATCTTACATAGACAGCAATTCAAGTGTATTAATGACGTTGTCAGAAGATTGTAACATAGATAAAATAACAGTGCTCGCTAATGAAGGAGGCTTTGATTTGATTTTACAAAAAAAACAGCGTTTATTGTGGGAGATGAATTTTATTTATAAAATACAGCCAATTAAGAAGTGA
- a CDS encoding FkbM family methyltransferase — translation MLLPSFANLLLSVIVINKSSSNLWGEIVSVQIYFYMITAITMWGNKESLLLQFSRQSQIVTAIWQQSFISRSLYLLIPLLLLTGFLYPNFIGVNICIWIISRFFTQSMESVFTFNKKYNATLVAEIIALFPLVVLFIDRVDLNVPNIMSVLSISYMLRFLVQLVNFNYLFKNITLAKPDWQLLKQTTPFMLLALCGFLQTKSDLYCISFFSHKAMVGDYQVLTSYTNLFLLVPGFLMIPYTKNIYRMGTHSLQKFKSKVLKIGLLLGSLHIVVTYIIIEFIYGLSFSIFSYAMVFVYIVLPFFYIINIYKLYKQNAQRYVMQISYLCIGINLLVCVLLIPVWGINGALIANLVSQLVLFIFYHFNIKLGIKTCFNDRRVIRFYNTLIPTGALCFDGGANIGKRTKVLLEAGYKVIAIEPQPECINTLQKLQTQYKGLTVMQNVLSTQNETFTMFVSNVNEVSTLSKEFIEVYSYQKYINWNQTLIVKAITLDSLIADKGMPFFCKLDLENHELAALKGLTQCIPLISFEFNKPLMHNSILCIDYLSALGNYEFNVSYKENFILASKNWLNKSDMIVWCNAMPADILTGEIFARLVVENSTK, via the coding sequence ATGTTATTGCCGAGTTTTGCCAATTTATTATTGTCAGTTATTGTTATTAATAAAAGTAGTAGCAATTTGTGGGGCGAAATTGTTTCTGTTCAAATTTATTTTTATATGATTACTGCTATAACCATGTGGGGCAATAAAGAAAGTTTATTGCTTCAGTTTAGCAGACAGTCGCAAATAGTAACAGCCATCTGGCAACAATCATTCATCAGCAGGAGTTTATATTTACTTATTCCCTTGCTGCTTTTAACAGGCTTTTTGTACCCAAACTTTATTGGTGTTAATATTTGCATCTGGATTATAAGCCGCTTTTTTACCCAGTCAATGGAGAGTGTTTTTACCTTTAACAAAAAATACAACGCCACACTCGTTGCTGAAATTATTGCTTTGTTTCCACTCGTTGTTTTATTTATAGATAGAGTTGATTTGAATGTACCCAATATCATGTCTGTACTTTCCATTTCATATATGTTAAGGTTTTTAGTACAACTGGTTAACTTCAATTATCTGTTTAAAAATATAACACTCGCAAAACCTGACTGGCAACTGTTAAAGCAAACCACTCCATTTATGCTGTTGGCATTATGTGGTTTTTTACAAACCAAATCCGACTTGTATTGTATCAGCTTTTTTAGTCATAAAGCAATGGTTGGCGATTATCAGGTACTAACCAGTTATACCAATTTGTTTTTATTAGTACCCGGTTTTTTAATGATTCCCTATACCAAAAATATTTACAGAATGGGCACGCATAGCTTACAAAAGTTCAAAAGCAAAGTGTTGAAAATTGGGTTGTTGCTTGGGTCTTTACATATAGTAGTCACCTATATTATTATTGAATTTATTTATGGGTTGTCATTCTCCATATTTAGCTATGCTATGGTATTTGTTTATATTGTTTTACCATTTTTCTATATAATCAATATTTACAAACTGTATAAGCAGAATGCTCAACGTTATGTTATGCAAATCAGTTACCTCTGTATAGGTATCAATTTATTAGTATGTGTTTTATTAATTCCTGTATGGGGTATCAATGGCGCACTAATAGCCAATTTAGTCTCCCAATTAGTGCTATTTATATTTTATCACTTCAATATTAAGTTGGGTATAAAGACATGTTTTAATGATAGGCGGGTAATACGTTTTTATAATACTTTAATTCCCACAGGTGCACTTTGTTTTGATGGCGGGGCAAATATTGGGAAAAGAACCAAAGTGTTATTAGAAGCGGGTTATAAAGTAATAGCCATAGAGCCACAACCGGAATGCATCAACACATTACAAAAGCTACAAACCCAATACAAGGGGTTAACAGTAATGCAAAACGTATTGTCGACACAAAACGAAACATTTACTATGTTTGTAAGCAATGTGAACGAAGTATCAACCCTTTCCAAAGAATTTATAGAAGTGTACAGTTACCAAAAATATATTAATTGGAATCAAACCTTAATCGTTAAAGCCATTACGCTTGATTCATTGATTGCTGATAAAGGAATGCCTTTCTTTTGCAAGCTTGATTTAGAAAACCATGAGCTAGCAGCATTAAAAGGATTAACCCAATGCATACCTTTAATTTCGTTTGAGTTTAATAAACCTTTGATGCATAATTCTATACTTTGTATTGATTATTTATCAGCCTTAGGTAATTATGAATTCAACGTATCGTACAAAGAGAATTTTATATTGGCAAGTAAAAATTGGCTTAACAAAAGCGATATGATTGTTTGGTGCAATGCAATGCCTGCCGATATATTGACAGGCGAAATTTTTGCAAGATTAGTAGTAGAAAACAGCACTAAATGA
- a CDS encoding class I SAM-dependent methyltransferase, whose amino-acid sequence MYTKTTFDVIADTYDKDFTKSIIGSLQRKKVWHYLTKYLPQKNNLQVLEINCGTGEDAVWLAQLGHHVTATDLSSQMITIAKNKAIQTNNIQFEVNGFDTLITSYKQQQFDVVFSNFAGLNCINKDALTQLNKDLAALLKPNGQLIIVLLGKYCLLERLYFLFRSEFKKINRRKQKATAYLSDNNYQDTWCYSYKELQTIFSAFKLKRKRPIGLFIPPSYLEETVKKHRTILYLLKFFDSLFGNISLLSNYGDHIILQLEKK is encoded by the coding sequence ATGTACACTAAAACAACTTTTGATGTTATTGCCGATACCTATGATAAAGATTTTACAAAAAGTATTATAGGTTCCTTACAGCGTAAAAAAGTTTGGCATTATTTAACAAAATACCTGCCTCAAAAAAACAATTTACAAGTATTGGAAATAAACTGTGGTACCGGTGAAGATGCTGTGTGGCTTGCACAGCTAGGTCACCATGTTACAGCTACAGACTTGTCAAGTCAAATGATAACGATAGCTAAGAATAAAGCTATACAAACCAATAACATACAGTTTGAAGTAAATGGTTTCGATACATTAATAACAAGCTATAAGCAACAACAATTTGATGTAGTGTTTTCCAATTTTGCAGGTTTAAACTGTATCAATAAAGATGCATTAACACAGCTCAATAAAGATTTAGCAGCTTTGTTAAAACCAAACGGACAGCTAATAATAGTTTTGTTAGGCAAGTATTGTTTACTGGAACGCTTGTATTTTTTGTTTCGTTCTGAGTTTAAAAAAATAAACAGGCGCAAACAAAAAGCAACGGCCTACTTAAGTGATAATAATTACCAGGATACATGGTGTTATTCATATAAGGAACTACAAACCATTTTCTCCGCGTTTAAATTAAAGCGGAAACGACCAATAGGGCTTTTTATTCCACCTTCCTATTTAGAAGAAACAGTTAAAAAGCACAGAACAATACTATATTTACTCAAATTTTTCGATTCCCTGTTTGGCAACATTTCCTTATTGTCAAACTATGGCGATCATATAATTTTGCAATTAGAAAAAAAATAA
- a CDS encoding radical SAM protein has translation MADILITHSYFLRFDAKQWTNQQPYAPLATLYVASVLRNAACNISFYDVMFNETVAEMEVAFIKEKPQVFIICDDGFNYLTKMCLTNMRDAAFEMIALAKKYGCKVIISSSDSTDHSDEYIKRGADFIVVGEAEQTMLELVNALTNNETNFTHINGLRFLTNQELVKTAKRENLKDLDTLPMPAWDLVNIENYKSRWLAKKGYFSINMGTTRGCPFKCNWCAKPIYGQRYNSRSPQNVVNEIKYLQQQFGINHIWFCDDIFGLKPNWANEFARVLQQENVSIKFKIQSRVDLLLEEDNIAALAQAGCDEAWVGAESGSQKILDAMDKGTQVEQIYEATLLMKSKGIKPCFFLQFGYLNETYADIELTLKMVFDLMPHDVGISVSYPLPGTKFYDKVKNQLKEKTNWTDSDELAMMFKSTFPGEFYKKLQRYVHSEYRKRMALQAWKQHKNFKKAISLVYRYPQTFISKAVLNKYVH, from the coding sequence ATGGCTGATATTTTAATTACTCACTCTTATTTTTTACGTTTTGATGCTAAGCAATGGACCAACCAACAGCCTTATGCTCCCTTAGCAACACTTTATGTAGCTTCAGTATTACGTAATGCAGCCTGTAATATTTCATTTTACGATGTAATGTTTAATGAAACCGTAGCCGAAATGGAAGTGGCATTTATAAAAGAAAAGCCCCAAGTTTTTATTATATGCGATGATGGTTTTAACTATTTAACCAAAATGTGTTTAACCAACATGAGAGATGCAGCATTTGAAATGATTGCACTGGCGAAAAAATATGGCTGTAAAGTAATTATTTCAAGTTCCGACTCAACCGACCATTCAGATGAATATATAAAACGTGGTGCTGATTTTATAGTAGTAGGCGAAGCCGAGCAAACTATGCTGGAGTTAGTAAACGCCCTAACCAATAATGAAACAAATTTTACCCATATAAACGGGTTACGTTTTTTAACTAACCAAGAGTTAGTGAAAACAGCTAAAAGAGAAAACTTAAAAGACCTTGATACCTTACCAATGCCGGCTTGGGATTTGGTAAATATAGAAAACTATAAAAGCCGTTGGTTAGCTAAAAAAGGCTATTTTTCTATCAACATGGGCACTACCCGGGGTTGCCCTTTTAAATGCAATTGGTGTGCAAAACCCATTTACGGGCAAAGGTATAACTCACGTTCACCACAAAATGTAGTGAACGAAATTAAATACCTGCAACAACAATTTGGCATAAACCATATTTGGTTTTGCGATGATATATTTGGTCTAAAACCCAATTGGGCCAATGAATTTGCCCGGGTTTTACAACAAGAAAATGTATCCATTAAATTTAAGATACAATCGCGTGTTGATTTATTATTAGAAGAAGATAACATAGCTGCACTGGCACAAGCCGGATGCGATGAAGCATGGGTGGGAGCAGAAAGCGGCTCACAAAAAATATTAGATGCCATGGATAAAGGCACACAGGTAGAACAAATTTACGAAGCCACTTTATTGATGAAAAGCAAAGGAATTAAACCCTGTTTCTTTTTACAATTTGGGTATTTAAACGAAACCTATGCCGATATAGAATTAACCCTTAAAATGGTATTTGATTTAATGCCACACGATGTAGGTATTTCCGTTTCCTATCCATTACCGGGCACTAAGTTTTACGATAAAGTAAAAAACCAATTAAAAGAAAAAACCAACTGGACCGATTCCGATGAATTAGCCATGATGTTTAAAAGCACATTTCCGGGCGAATTTTATAAAAAACTACAACGTTACGTGCATAGCGAATACCGTAAGCGCATGGCATTACAGGCATGGAAACAACATAAAAATTTCAAGAAAGCAATATCCCTAGTATACAGGTATCCGCAAACATTCATTTCAAAAGCAGTGCTGAATAAATATGTACACTAA
- a CDS encoding acyltransferase, with product MNKLVQLFTIETNIANRNVGLDIMRSAGVLMVFFVHSLYLFTPHIPQLYKLSYVLKNGVEVFFGLSGFLIGNILIKLFVVNKDYSYQGIFNFYKRRWYRTMPLYFLGILLNLLVGYFITGNYKDFNWHFLVFIQNISEASFWFFPASYSLSIEEWFYFLFPIGFLIGTLVLKNSPRLNILLVCIVFILMFTAIRWSKFDNQIPHWDANIRKSIITRLDCSIYGILMSLFLYSYKDAFKQWKAILLFIGLFIQGLTIYMHITMPGSLGNFVFYFNLIPISFVLMIPWLYHLQINNQFTKRMFTWLGLISFSVYIIHLSPLLELLNLIKFTNGIQAFFYFMAYAVCVFTFSTLLYKYFEKPLTNLRDK from the coding sequence ATGAATAAACTAGTACAATTATTTACCATTGAAACCAATATAGCAAACAGGAATGTTGGTTTAGATATAATGCGAAGTGCAGGTGTGCTGATGGTGTTTTTTGTACATAGTTTATATTTATTTACTCCACATATTCCGCAGTTATATAAATTGTCATATGTTTTAAAAAATGGGGTTGAAGTGTTCTTTGGTTTGAGTGGATTTTTAATAGGTAATATTTTAATAAAACTATTTGTTGTCAATAAAGATTACTCATATCAGGGTATATTCAATTTTTATAAGCGCAGGTGGTACAGAACAATGCCATTATATTTTTTAGGTATACTTCTCAATTTACTGGTTGGCTATTTTATAACAGGAAATTATAAAGATTTTAACTGGCACTTTTTGGTTTTTATTCAGAATATTTCAGAGGCTAGTTTTTGGTTTTTCCCGGCTTCTTACTCTTTAAGTATTGAAGAGTGGTTTTACTTTTTGTTTCCGATTGGTTTTTTAATAGGAACTCTCGTATTGAAAAATAGCCCGCGCTTAAATATATTATTGGTGTGTATTGTTTTCATATTAATGTTTACTGCTATCAGATGGAGTAAATTTGATAACCAAATACCTCATTGGGATGCAAATATCCGAAAATCCATTATTACCAGACTCGACTGCAGTATATATGGTATACTGATGTCTTTGTTTTTATATAGCTATAAAGATGCGTTTAAGCAATGGAAAGCAATATTATTATTCATAGGCTTATTTATACAGGGTTTAACCATATACATGCATATAACCATGCCTGGTAGTTTAGGTAACTTTGTGTTTTATTTTAATCTGATACCCATTTCATTTGTACTCATGATTCCATGGTTGTATCACCTTCAAATCAATAACCAATTTACAAAGCGTATGTTTACTTGGCTGGGTCTTATTTCATTTTCAGTTTATATTATTCATTTAAGTCCTTTACTGGAATTGCTGAATTTGATAAAATTCACCAATGGCATCCAGGCTTTTTTTTACTTTATGGCCTATGCAGTGTGTGTATTTACATTTTCTACCTTGCTGTATAAGTATTTTGAAAAACCTTTAACCAATTTAAGAGATAAATAA
- a CDS encoding radical SAM protein, producing MKVLLTHGYFIHEDPKEQEIMRPYVPLGILYISAYLEKYNYTNEIFDSTFASFEKLKAYLLDFKPDAIGIYTNLMTKLNVLKIIEYIKTTEEIKHCKVILGGPEVSNHIPNFLKYGADYIVIGEGEQTMLELVTLIDKQNIALDTIQGIAYLNNGEVCKTEARVKMKDLEDLPFPNRKKVNLQLYFDAWKQKHGTSAISINTQRGCPYSCKWCSRAVYGQSYRRRSAKSVADEIAWIQENYQVDSVWFVDDVFTVSHKWLEEFTEEITSRNITMPFECITRADRMSEAVILNLKKSGCFRVWIGAESGSQKIIDLMDRRVEVGQVRTMIQLAQSHGIQAGTFIMVGYPGETEEDIYETVHHLKVSNPDIFTITVAYPIKGTPLYTEVENNFIADLPWETSTDRDIDFKRTYKRKYYDYAVSMIINDVNAFKARKNGLLMRFSKLKLKSVAAKGAMWAYKFA from the coding sequence ATGAAGGTACTACTTACACACGGATACTTTATACATGAAGACCCAAAAGAGCAAGAGATAATGCGTCCTTATGTACCTTTGGGTATATTATATATTTCAGCCTATCTGGAAAAATATAATTATACAAACGAAATTTTTGATTCAACCTTTGCATCATTCGAAAAACTAAAAGCATACCTACTAGATTTTAAACCCGATGCCATTGGTATATATACCAATCTAATGACCAAGTTAAATGTATTGAAAATAATAGAATACATTAAAACAACCGAAGAAATAAAACATTGCAAAGTAATATTAGGCGGCCCCGAGGTTAGTAACCATATTCCTAACTTTTTAAAATACGGAGCCGATTATATAGTAATAGGCGAAGGAGAGCAAACCATGCTTGAGTTAGTCACGTTAATTGATAAGCAAAATATAGCTCTTGATACCATACAAGGCATAGCCTATTTAAATAATGGTGAAGTATGTAAAACAGAAGCAAGGGTTAAGATGAAAGATTTAGAAGACTTACCTTTCCCTAATCGCAAGAAAGTAAATCTGCAATTATACTTTGATGCATGGAAACAAAAACATGGTACCAGTGCCATATCAATTAATACACAACGAGGCTGTCCTTACTCATGCAAGTGGTGCAGCAGGGCTGTTTACGGGCAAAGCTACAGGCGTAGAAGCGCCAAATCAGTTGCCGATGAAATAGCATGGATACAAGAAAACTATCAGGTAGATTCCGTTTGGTTTGTTGATGATGTATTTACCGTAAGCCATAAATGGTTAGAAGAGTTTACCGAAGAAATAACAAGTAGAAACATAACCATGCCCTTTGAGTGCATTACCAGGGCAGATAGAATGAGCGAAGCCGTTATTTTAAACTTAAAGAAAAGCGGTTGCTTCAGGGTTTGGATTGGTGCAGAAAGCGGTTCACAAAAAATAATAGATTTAATGGACAGGCGGGTAGAAGTGGGACAAGTACGCACCATGATACAACTAGCACAATCACACGGCATACAGGCAGGCACCTTTATAATGGTGGGTTATCCGGGCGAAACCGAAGAAGATATTTACGAAACAGTACACCATTTAAAAGTATCAAACCCCGATATTTTTACCATAACAGTAGCCTACCCGATAAAAGGCACACCACTTTATACCGAAGTGGAGAATAATTTTATAGCCGATTTACCATGGGAAACATCAACCGATAGAGACATTGATTTTAAACGCACCTATAAGCGTAAGTATTACGATTACGCAGTAAGTATGATTATAAACGATGTAAACGCATTTAAAGCAAGGAAAAATGGCTTGTTAATGCGTTTCTCCAAGCTGAAGCTAAAGTCAGTGGCAGCCAAAGGAGCCATGTGGGCTTATAAGTTCGCTTAG